The Cellulomonas sp. P24 genome contains a region encoding:
- the rplV gene encoding 50S ribosomal protein L22 — protein sequence MEAKAQARFVRVTPQKARRVVDLIRGKQAGEAVTTLQFAPQAAAETVRKVVESAVANARVKAERASVAFDERELVIAEAYVDEGPTLKRFRPRAQGRASQILKRTSHITVVVAPREQKTTAKAVSAGTKGRAR from the coding sequence ATGGAAGCCAAGGCGCAGGCGCGGTTCGTCCGCGTCACGCCCCAGAAGGCCCGGCGCGTCGTGGACCTCATCCGTGGCAAGCAGGCCGGCGAGGCCGTGACAACGCTCCAGTTCGCACCCCAGGCAGCGGCTGAGACCGTGCGCAAGGTCGTCGAGAGCGCAGTTGCCAACGCACGGGTGAAGGCGGAGCGCGCGAGCGTGGCGTTCGACGAGCGTGAGCTCGTGATCGCCGAGGCCTATGTGGACGAGGGCCCCACCCTGAAGCGGTTCCGTCCGCGTGCGCAGGGACGGGCGAGCCAGATCCTCAAGCGGACCAGCCACATCACCGTGGTGGTCGCTCCGCGCGAGCAGAAGACCACGGCCAAGGCCGTGTCCGCCGGGACGAAGGGAAGGGCCCGATAG
- the rpsS gene encoding 30S ribosomal protein S19, giving the protein MPRSLKKGPFVDAHLMKKVDVQNEKGTKNVIKTWSRRSVITPEFLGHTFAVHDGRKHTPVFVTEAMVGHKLGEFAPTRTFRGHEKDDRKGRRR; this is encoded by the coding sequence ATGCCACGCAGCCTGAAGAAGGGCCCCTTCGTCGACGCCCACCTCATGAAGAAGGTGGACGTGCAGAACGAGAAGGGGACCAAGAACGTCATCAAGACCTGGTCCCGTCGCTCGGTCATCACGCCCGAGTTCCTCGGCCACACGTTCGCGGTGCACGACGGCCGCAAGCACACTCCCGTCTTCGTCACCGAGGCGATGGTCGGGCACAAGCTGGGCGAGTTCGCCCCCACGCGGACCTTCCGCGGCCACGAGAAGGACGACCGCAAGGGTCGTCGTCGCTGA
- the rplB gene encoding 50S ribosomal protein L2, producing the protein MGIRKYKPTTPGRRGASVADFVEITRSTPEKSLVRPLHKTGGRNSTGRVTTRHQGGGHKRAYRVIDFRRHDKDGVPAKVAHIEYDPNRTARIALLHYADGEKRYIIAPNKLKQGDVIENGPAADIKPGNSLPLRNIPTGTVIHAIELRPGGGAKIARSAGASVQLVAKEGPYAQLRMPSGEIRNVDVRCRATVGEVGNAEQSNINWGKAGRMRWKGKRPSVRGVAMNPIDHPHGGGEGKTSGGRHPVSPWGQAEGRTRRPNKPSDKLIVRRRRTGKNKR; encoded by the coding sequence GTGGGAATCCGTAAGTACAAGCCGACGACTCCGGGCCGCCGTGGCGCCAGCGTCGCCGACTTCGTCGAGATCACGCGCTCCACGCCGGAGAAGTCGCTGGTTCGCCCGCTGCACAAGACCGGTGGACGCAACAGCACCGGTCGCGTGACCACCCGTCACCAGGGTGGTGGGCACAAGCGTGCGTACCGTGTCATCGACTTCCGTCGCCATGACAAGGACGGCGTGCCGGCGAAGGTCGCGCACATCGAGTACGACCCCAACCGCACGGCGCGCATCGCGCTGCTGCACTACGCCGACGGCGAGAAGCGCTACATCATCGCGCCGAACAAGCTCAAGCAGGGCGACGTGATCGAGAACGGCCCCGCCGCCGACATCAAGCCCGGCAACAGCCTGCCGCTCCGCAACATCCCGACCGGTACGGTCATCCACGCGATCGAGCTCCGGCCCGGTGGCGGCGCGAAGATCGCACGCTCAGCCGGTGCCTCGGTGCAGCTGGTCGCGAAGGAGGGGCCCTACGCGCAGCTGCGCATGCCCTCCGGCGAGATCCGGAACGTCGACGTCCGCTGCCGCGCAACGGTCGGTGAGGTCGGCAACGCCGAGCAGTCGAACATCAACTGGGGCAAGGCCGGTCGCATGCGGTGGAAGGGCAAGCGCCCCTCCGTCCGTGGTGTCGCGATGAACCCGATCGACCACCCGCACGGTGGTGGTGAGGGCAAGACCTCCGGTGGTCGCCACCCGGTCAGCCCGTGGGGCCAGGCCGAGGGCCGGACCCGTCGTCCCAACAAGCCGAGCGACAAGCTGATCGTGCGTCGTCGGCGCACCGGCAAGAACAAGCGCTGA
- the rplW gene encoding 50S ribosomal protein L23: MSAVAKNPRDILLAPVVSEKSYGLLDEGKYTFVVDPRSNKTEIKIAIEQIFSVKVASVNTINRKGKSRRTKFGLGKRKDTKRAIVTLREGTIDIFGGPVG; this comes from the coding sequence GTGAGCGCCGTCGCAAAGAACCCGCGGGACATCCTGCTCGCGCCGGTCGTCTCGGAGAAGAGCTACGGGCTGCTCGACGAGGGCAAGTACACCTTCGTCGTGGACCCGCGCTCGAACAAGACGGAGATCAAGATCGCGATCGAGCAGATCTTCTCCGTCAAGGTCGCCTCGGTGAACACGATCAACCGCAAGGGCAAGTCGCGGCGGACGAAGTTCGGGCTGGGCAAGCGCAAGGACACCAAGCGTGCGATCGTCACCCTCCGCGAGGGAACGATCGACATCTTCGGCGGACCCGTCGGCTGA
- the rplD gene encoding 50S ribosomal protein L4 has protein sequence MADTLTVDVIDASGKKAGTTDLPAEVFDVQTNVPLIHQVVVAQLAAARQGTASTKTRGEVSGGGRKPYKQKGTGRARQGSTRAPQFAGGGVVHGPTPRDYSQRTPKKMKAAALRGALSDRARAGRVHVVSGFAPGAAPSTKSAIAVLDNLSGRKNVLVVVERQDEITWKSLRNVERVHLLVADQLNTYDVLISDDVIFTQGALDAFLAGPVNGRSVKAVASESEIEEAGK, from the coding sequence GTGGCTGACACTCTGACAGTCGACGTCATCGACGCCTCGGGGAAGAAGGCCGGCACGACCGACCTCCCCGCCGAGGTGTTCGACGTCCAGACGAACGTCCCGCTGATCCACCAGGTCGTCGTCGCGCAGCTCGCGGCGGCACGCCAGGGCACCGCGTCGACCAAGACGCGTGGCGAGGTCAGCGGTGGCGGTCGCAAGCCGTACAAGCAGAAGGGCACCGGTCGCGCCCGTCAGGGCTCGACCCGCGCACCGCAGTTCGCCGGTGGTGGCGTGGTGCACGGCCCGACCCCGCGTGACTACTCGCAGCGGACCCCGAAGAAGATGAAGGCCGCGGCGCTCCGCGGTGCTCTCTCGGACCGCGCGCGTGCCGGTCGTGTGCACGTCGTCTCCGGCTTCGCGCCGGGCGCCGCGCCGTCGACCAAGTCGGCGATCGCCGTCCTCGACAACCTCTCCGGTCGCAAGAACGTCCTGGTGGTCGTCGAGCGGCAGGACGAGATCACGTGGAAGTCGCTCCGGAACGTCGAGCGGGTGCACCTGCTGGTCGCTGACCAGCTCAACACCTACGACGTCCTGATCTCCGACGACGTCATCTTCACCCAGGGGGCGCTCGACGCCTTCCTCGCGGGCCCGGTCAACGGCCGGTCTGTGAAGGCAGTCGCGTCGGAGTCCGAGATCGAGGAGGCCGGCAAGTGA
- the rplC gene encoding 50S ribosomal protein L3 yields the protein MTTQQNARQITALLGTKLGMTQVWDDNGRLVPVTVVRVGTNVVTQVRAVETDGYAAVQLAYGAIDPRKVTQPLKGHFEKAGVTPRRHVAEIRTSDSAEYSLGQEITAAAFEAGATVDVTGTTKGKGTAGVMKRHGFHGVGASHGAHRNHRKPGSIGGASTPSRVFKGVRMAGRMGNARKTVQNLTVHAVDVEKGLLLVKGAVPGPKGGVVLVRSAVKEA from the coding sequence ATGACCACCCAGCAGAACGCGCGACAGATCACGGCGCTGCTCGGCACCAAGCTCGGCATGACCCAGGTGTGGGACGACAACGGTCGTCTCGTGCCGGTCACCGTCGTGCGTGTCGGCACCAACGTCGTGACGCAGGTCCGCGCTGTCGAGACGGACGGCTACGCCGCCGTCCAGCTGGCCTACGGCGCGATCGACCCGCGCAAGGTGACTCAGCCGCTCAAGGGCCACTTCGAGAAGGCCGGGGTCACCCCGCGCCGTCACGTTGCCGAGATCCGCACGAGCGACTCCGCCGAGTACTCGCTCGGCCAGGAGATCACGGCGGCGGCCTTCGAGGCCGGCGCCACGGTCGACGTCACCGGCACGACCAAGGGCAAGGGCACCGCGGGTGTGATGAAGCGTCACGGCTTCCACGGCGTCGGCGCTTCCCACGGTGCGCACCGGAACCACCGCAAGCCCGGCTCGATCGGTGGCGCATCGACGCCGTCGCGCGTGTTCAAGGGTGTGCGGATGGCGGGCCGCATGGGCAACGCGCGCAAGACCGTCCAGAACCTGACCGTTCACGCGGTCGACGTCGAGAAGGGTCTGCTGCTCGTCAAGGGCGCGGTCCCGGGCCCCAAGGGCGGCGTCGTCCTCGTGCGTTCCGCAGTGAAGGAGGCGTGA
- the rpsJ gene encoding 30S ribosomal protein S10 translates to MAGQKIRIRLKSYDHEVIDSSARKIVDTVTRAGATVVGPVPLPTEKNVFCVIRSPHKYKDSREHFEMRTHKRLIDIIDPTPKAVDSLMRLDLPADVNIEIKL, encoded by the coding sequence ATGGCGGGACAGAAGATCCGCATCCGGCTCAAGTCCTACGACCACGAGGTCATCGACAGTTCGGCGCGCAAGATCGTCGACACGGTGACACGCGCTGGTGCGACGGTCGTGGGCCCGGTGCCGCTGCCGACGGAGAAGAACGTCTTCTGCGTCATCCGGTCGCCTCACAAGTACAAGGACAGCCGCGAGCACTTCGAGATGCGTACCCACAAGCGGCTCATCGACATCATCGATCCCACGCCCAAGGCCGTCGACTCGCTCATGCGGCTCGACCTGCCGGCAGACGTGAACATCGAGATCAAGCTCTGA
- the tuf gene encoding elongation factor Tu: protein MGKAKFERTKPHVNIGTIGHVDHGKTTLTAAISKVLHDKFPDLNPFTPFDEIDKAPEEKQRGITINIAHVEYQTEKRHYAHVDAPGHADYIKNMITGAAQMDGAILVVAATDGPMAQTREHVLLARQVGVPYLLVALNKADMVDDEEILELVEMEVRELLSAQGFDGDNAPVVRVSGLKALEGDPKWVASVQELLDAVDESVPEPVRDMDKPFLMPIEDVFTITGRGTVVTGKVDRGKLSINSEVEILGIRPVQKTTVTGIEMFHKQMDEAWAGENCGLLLRGIKREEVERGQVVAKPGTITPHTDFEAQVYILAKDEGGRHNPFYSNYRPQFYFRTTDVTGVITLPEGTEMVMPGDNTEMTVELIQPIAMEEGLGFAIREGGRTVGSGKVTKIIK, encoded by the coding sequence GTGGGCAAGGCGAAGTTCGAGCGCACCAAGCCGCACGTCAACATCGGGACCATCGGTCACGTCGACCACGGCAAGACGACGCTGACGGCGGCCATCTCGAAGGTGCTGCACGACAAGTTCCCCGACCTGAACCCCTTCACGCCGTTCGACGAGATCGACAAGGCGCCGGAGGAGAAGCAGCGCGGTATCACGATCAACATCGCGCACGTCGAGTACCAGACGGAGAAGCGCCACTACGCGCACGTCGACGCTCCTGGTCACGCCGACTACATCAAGAACATGATCACCGGTGCGGCGCAGATGGACGGTGCGATCCTCGTGGTCGCGGCGACCGACGGCCCGATGGCCCAGACGCGTGAGCACGTCCTGCTCGCCCGCCAGGTCGGCGTCCCGTACCTGCTCGTGGCGCTCAACAAGGCCGACATGGTCGACGACGAGGAGATCCTCGAGCTCGTCGAGATGGAGGTCCGGGAGCTGCTCTCGGCGCAGGGCTTCGACGGGGACAACGCGCCGGTCGTGCGCGTCTCCGGCCTCAAGGCCCTCGAGGGTGACCCGAAGTGGGTTGCCTCGGTCCAGGAGCTCCTCGACGCTGTCGACGAGAGCGTCCCGGAGCCGGTCCGTGACATGGACAAGCCGTTCCTCATGCCGATCGAGGACGTCTTCACGATCACGGGTCGTGGCACCGTCGTGACCGGCAAGGTCGACCGCGGGAAGCTCTCGATCAACTCGGAGGTCGAGATCCTCGGCATCCGCCCGGTGCAGAAGACCACGGTCACCGGCATCGAGATGTTCCACAAGCAGATGGACGAGGCGTGGGCCGGCGAGAACTGTGGCCTCCTGCTCCGCGGCATCAAGCGCGAAGAGGTCGAGCGCGGCCAGGTCGTCGCGAAGCCGGGCACGATCACGCCGCACACCGACTTCGAGGCCCAGGTCTACATCCTGGCCAAGGACGAGGGCGGGCGTCACAACCCGTTCTACTCGAACTACCGCCCGCAGTTCTACTTCCGCACCACCGACGTCACCGGCGTCATCACGCTGCCCGAGGGCACCGAGATGGTCATGCCGGGTGACAACACCGAGATGACGGTCGAGCTGATCCAGCCGATCGCCATGGAGGAGGGCCTCGGCTTCGCGATCCGCGAGGGCGGCCGGACCGTCGGTTCGGGCAAGGTCACCAAGATCATCAAGTGA
- the fusA gene encoding elongation factor G — protein sequence MALDVLTDLNKVRNIGIMAHIDAGKTTTTERILFYTGVNYKIGETHDGASTMDWMEQEQERGITITSAATTCYWKNNQINIIDTPGHVDFTVEVERSLRVLDGAVAVFDGKEGVEPQSETVWRQADKYNVPRICFVNKMDKLGADFYFTVKTIVDRLKAKPLPIQLPIGAENDFIGVVDLVEQKALVWRGETQLGEHYEIEDIPADMVEQAAEYRAAIIEAVAETDEALLEKYLGGEELTIAEIKKGIRALVLTGDAYPILCGSAFKNKGVQPMLDAVIDYLPSPLDVPAIIGLDPKDETHTIERHPDSSEPFSALAFKVAAHPFFGKLTYVRVYSGYVASGAQVLNSTKGKKERIGKLFQMHSNKENPVDDATAGHIYAFIGLKDVTTGDTLCDIQNPVVLESMTFPEPVITVAIEPKTKGDQEKLSLAIQKLAEEDPTFRVSLNEDTGQTEIAGMGELHLDILVERMRREFKVDANVGKPQVAYRETIRRAVDKIDYTHKKQTGGSGQYAKVQMSFEPLDPSEGEIYEFVNKVSGGRIPREYIPSVDAGVQSAMQLGVLAGYPLVGVRAILLDGASHDVDSSEMAFKIAGSMILKEAVRKADPALLEPVMAIEVRTPEEYMGEVIGDINSRRGMIQAMEDATGVKVISALVPLSEMFGYVGDLRSKTQGRAVYSMQFDSYAEVPRNVADEIIKKTRGE from the coding sequence GTGGCACTTGACGTGCTGACGGACCTGAACAAGGTCCGCAACATCGGCATCATGGCGCACATCGATGCCGGCAAGACGACGACCACCGAGCGGATCCTGTTCTACACCGGGGTCAACTACAAGATCGGTGAGACGCACGACGGTGCGTCGACGATGGACTGGATGGAGCAGGAGCAGGAGCGCGGCATCACGATCACGTCGGCCGCGACGACCTGCTACTGGAAGAACAACCAGATCAACATCATCGACACCCCGGGCCACGTGGACTTCACGGTCGAGGTCGAGCGCTCTCTTCGGGTGCTCGACGGTGCCGTCGCGGTCTTCGACGGCAAGGAAGGCGTCGAGCCCCAGTCGGAGACCGTGTGGCGTCAGGCCGACAAATACAACGTGCCGCGCATCTGCTTCGTCAACAAGATGGACAAGCTGGGCGCCGACTTCTACTTCACGGTCAAGACGATCGTCGACCGCCTGAAGGCGAAGCCGCTCCCGATCCAGCTCCCCATCGGCGCCGAGAACGACTTCATCGGCGTCGTGGACCTGGTCGAGCAGAAGGCCCTCGTGTGGCGTGGTGAGACCCAGCTGGGTGAGCACTACGAGATCGAGGACATCCCGGCGGACATGGTGGAGCAGGCCGCGGAGTACCGCGCCGCGATCATCGAGGCCGTCGCGGAGACCGACGAGGCGCTGCTCGAGAAGTACCTCGGCGGCGAGGAGCTGACGATCGCGGAGATCAAGAAGGGCATCCGCGCGCTCGTCCTCACCGGTGACGCGTACCCGATCCTCTGCGGCTCGGCGTTCAAGAACAAGGGCGTGCAGCCCATGCTCGACGCCGTGATCGACTACCTGCCGTCGCCCCTCGACGTGCCGGCGATCATCGGTCTGGACCCGAAGGACGAGACGCACACGATCGAGCGCCACCCGGACTCGAGCGAGCCGTTCTCGGCTCTTGCGTTCAAGGTTGCGGCTCACCCGTTCTTCGGCAAGCTCACGTACGTCCGGGTGTACTCGGGCTACGTCGCGTCCGGCGCGCAGGTGCTGAACTCGACCAAGGGCAAGAAGGAGCGCATCGGCAAGCTGTTCCAGATGCACTCGAACAAGGAGAACCCGGTCGACGACGCGACCGCCGGTCACATCTACGCCTTCATCGGGCTCAAGGACGTGACCACGGGCGACACGCTCTGCGACATCCAGAACCCGGTGGTCCTCGAGTCGATGACGTTCCCCGAGCCCGTCATCACGGTCGCGATCGAGCCGAAGACCAAGGGCGACCAGGAGAAGCTGTCGCTGGCCATCCAGAAGCTCGCGGAGGAGGATCCGACGTTCCGGGTCAGCCTCAACGAGGACACCGGCCAGACGGAGATCGCCGGCATGGGCGAGCTCCACCTGGACATCCTCGTCGAGCGCATGCGGCGCGAGTTCAAGGTCGACGCGAACGTCGGCAAGCCGCAGGTGGCCTACCGCGAGACGATCCGCCGCGCGGTCGACAAGATCGACTACACGCACAAGAAGCAGACCGGTGGATCGGGCCAGTACGCCAAGGTCCAGATGAGCTTCGAGCCGCTCGACCCCTCCGAGGGCGAGATCTACGAGTTCGTCAACAAGGTCAGCGGTGGGCGCATCCCGCGCGAGTACATCCCGTCGGTCGACGCGGGTGTGCAGAGCGCGATGCAGCTCGGTGTGCTGGCGGGCTACCCGCTCGTCGGCGTGCGGGCGATCCTGCTCGACGGCGCGTCGCACGACGTCGACTCCTCGGAGATGGCGTTCAAGATCGCCGGCTCGATGATCCTCAAGGAGGCCGTCCGCAAGGCCGACCCCGCCCTCCTCGAGCCGGTCATGGCGATCGAGGTGCGTACTCCGGAGGAGTACATGGGTGAGGTCATCGGCGACATCAACTCGCGTCGCGGCATGATCCAGGCCATGGAGGACGCCACCGGCGTCAAGGTCATCAGCGCCTTGGTGCCGCTCTCAGAGATGTTCGGGTACGTCGGTGACCTGCGGTCGAAGACCCAGGGTCGTGCGGTGTACTCGATGCAGTTCGACAGCTACGCCGAGGTTCCTCGGAACGTTGCGGACGAGATCATCAAGAAGACCCGGGGCGAGTAG
- the rpsG gene encoding 30S ribosomal protein S7: MPRKGPAPKRPLIVDPVYGSPVVTQLINKVLLDGKKSVAEAIVYGALEGVREKTSGDPVVVLKRALENVRPALEVRSRRVGGATYQVPVEVRPVRSTTLALRWLTDYARARREKTMTERLMNEILDASNGLGAAVKRREDMHKMAESNKAFAHYRW; this comes from the coding sequence ATGCCTCGCAAGGGTCCGGCCCCGAAGCGGCCGCTGATCGTCGACCCCGTCTACGGGTCCCCGGTCGTCACGCAGCTGATCAACAAGGTCCTCCTCGACGGCAAGAAGTCCGTCGCCGAGGCCATCGTCTACGGCGCCCTCGAGGGCGTCCGCGAGAAGACCTCCGGTGACCCGGTCGTCGTCCTCAAGCGGGCGCTGGAGAACGTGCGTCCCGCGCTCGAGGTGCGGTCGCGCCGTGTCGGTGGCGCCACCTACCAGGTCCCCGTCGAGGTCCGTCCCGTGCGGTCGACGACGCTGGCCCTGCGGTGGCTCACGGACTACGCGCGGGCACGTCGCGAGAAGACCATGACCGAGCGCCTCATGAACGAGATCCTCGACGCGAGCAACGGCCTGGGCGCCGCGGTCAAGCGTCGCGAGGACATGCACAAGATGGCCGAGTCCAACAAGGCCTTCGCGCACTACCGCTGGTAA
- the rpsL gene encoding 30S ribosomal protein S12: protein MPTIQQLVRKGRQAKTNKSKTPALKGSPQRRGVCTRVYTTTPKKPNSALRKVARVKLSSQIEVTAYIPGVGHNLQEHSIVLVRGGRVKDLPGVRYKIVRGALDTQGVKNRKQARSRYGAKKEKR, encoded by the coding sequence GTGCCTACGATCCAGCAGCTGGTCCGCAAGGGCCGGCAGGCGAAGACCAACAAGTCGAAGACGCCCGCCCTCAAGGGCAGCCCGCAGCGACGCGGTGTGTGCACCCGCGTCTACACGACCACCCCGAAGAAGCCGAACTCGGCTCTCCGGAAGGTCGCGCGCGTCAAGCTCTCGAGCCAGATCGAGGTGACGGCCTACATCCCCGGTGTCGGTCACAACCTGCAGGAGCACTCGATCGTGCTCGTGCGCGGTGGTCGTGTGAAGGACCTCCCCGGTGTGCGCTACAAGATCGTGCGTGGCGCCCTCGACACCCAGGGCGTGAAGAACCGCAAGCAGGCACGCAGCCGCTACGGAGCCAAGAAGGAGAAGCGCTGA